A portion of the Cryptomeria japonica chromosome 5, Sugi_1.0, whole genome shotgun sequence genome contains these proteins:
- the LOC131032770 gene encoding wall-associated receptor kinase 2-like has product MHCGVVVRFVIWPYLVGFTAAAKCVPEKCGSMNVSYPFWINNENCGKHGKGFHMECKEDKDNGMMALSLPAHYNNKGMVSTRSYYKVWDIDYSGNIVINSSSLKANSCLASGGEDAFVVFRLALPFTISMSNRFVVVGCSTSGSYDYDDLGGQARCVAGCASQSYSPYCRYGSCEITLPDNYPWIKFTGGRLSNLSGNEKECGFSTILDPSTFRVVDNKTNLFWGEGRKADYGLHLNWGVGHQNCSTAQGTSNYSCSINADCLESPSGLGHVCRCLPGYEGNGYLNGTDCTATATQRKTEFRKTGNPFLPSKRETGLSRRVSVNYAWKHPREVFAIIWQDLTFVHVQRVTLETASQTGQGSVYAFVGASLAACAIAWLLRRRYLKHARDEYFRFNGGFLLERILAEKGKQTEGKFFKIFSENELKRASRDYSDDMKLGSGGSRTVYKGILSNGTTVAIKKFKEIPIGVEGEESVNQFINEIVILSGLNHKNVVCLVGCCLQTQSPVLVYEFVGGGTISQQLSCELDRPIIHRDVKSTNILLDNTVTPKVVDFGISRLLCGNDTHLTTNVMGICGYMDPEYFDTGSLTEKSDAYSFGDNCLTDILDPNVKNEENQDQVTVVASLARECLCPEGSGRPSMREVKMRLEEIGGSTTLTTSISCLNVPVDQISVACTQSGSINSLFQLTEMSRIHGR; this is encoded by the exons ATGCATTGCGGTGTTGTGGTCCGCTTTGTTATTTGGCCCTATTTGGTGGGCTTTACTGCTGCTGCAAAATGTGTTCCTGAAAAGTGTGGTTCGATGAATGTGAGTTACCCTTTCTGGATCAACAacgagaattgtggaaagcatggTAAAGGTTTTCATATGGAATGCAAGGAGGACAAAGATAATGGGATGATGGCTCTATCTCTTCCTGCTCATTATAATAATAAGGGGATGGTTAGTACAAGATCTTATTATAAGGTTTGGGATATCGATTATTCTGGGAACATCGTCATCAATTCGAGTTCTCTTAAAGCCAATTCGTGTCTGGCAAGTGGAGGGGAAGACGCATTCGTAGTGTTTCGGCTAGCCTTGCCTTTCACTATATCTATGTCCAATagatttgtggttgttggatgcaGCACATCAGGTAGTTACGATTATGATGACCTGGGAGGACAAGCGAGATGTGTAGCAGGATGTGCCTCTCAGAGTTATTCACCATACTGCCGCTATGGCAGTTGTGAAATTACTCTTCCAGATAATTATCCGTGGATAAAATTCACAGGTGGACGTTTATCTAATTTAAGCGGTAATGAGAAAGAATGTGGCTTCTCCACCATATTGGATCCATCCACCTTCAGAGTGGTGGATAATAAAACAAACCTCTTTTGGGGAGAAGGCAGGAAGGCTGATTATGGTCTCCACCTTAACTGGGGTGTCGGCCATCAGAATTGTTCGACGGCTCAAGGAACATCCAATTATTCTTGCTCCATCAACGCAGACTGCCTTGAATCCCCTTCCGGATTAGGTCACGTCTGCAGATGCCTTCCTGGGTATGAAGGAAATGGTTACTTGAACGGCACAGATTGTACAG CAACAGCAACGCAACGAAAAACGGAATTTAGAAAG ACGGGAAACCCGTTTCTGCCGTCGAAACGCGAAACGGGGCTTTCCCGTCGCGTTTCTGTTAACTATGCGTGGAAGCATCCAAGGGAGGTGTTTGCCATAATTTGGCAGGATCTTACATTTGTTCATGTGCAAAGGGTTACGCTGGAGACGGCTTCACAAACGGGTCAAG GCTCTGTTTATGCATTCGTTGGGGCTTCTCTAGCAGCATGTGCAATAGCTTGGTTGCTGAGAAGGCGTTACCTAAAACATGCTAGGGATGAGTACTTCCGATTCAACGGAGGCTTTTTGCTAGAAAGAATCCTAGCAGAAAAGGGAAAACAAACGGAGGGGAAATTTTTCAAGATTTTCTCTGAAAATGAGCTGAAGAGGGCCTCCCGAGATTATTCAGATGACATGAAGCTTGGCAGCGGTGGTTCAAGAACAGTATACAAAGGCATCCTTTCGAATGGTACAACTGTGGCTATTAAAAAGTTCAAAGAAATTCCCATTGGAGTAGAAGGCGAGGAATCAGTGAACCAGTTTATCAACGAAATCGTGATTCTGTCTGGTCTTAATCACAAAAACGTTGTCTGCTTGGTCGGATGCTGCCTGCAAACACAATCTCCTGTTCTAGTATACGAATTCGTTGGTGGGGGAACAATTTCTCAACAGCTGAGTTGCG AATTGGACCGCCCCATTATTCATAGAGACGTGAAATCAACTAATATTCTTCTCGACAATACCGTCACCCCAAAAGTTGTAGATTTTGGGATATCTCGGCTACTGTGTGGGAATGATACGCACCTCACCACCAATGTCATGGGCATCTGCGGTTACATGGATCCTGAATACTTTGACACGGGCTCGCTTACTGAAAAAAGCGATGCATACAGCTTTGGC GACAACTGCTTGACTGATATTTTGGATCCAAACGTGAAGAACGAAGAGAACCAAGATCAAGTAACTGTTGTGGCAAGTCTAGCTAGAGAATGTCTTTGTCCGGAAGGAAGTGGAAGACCGTCCATGAGAGAGGTGAAGATGAGGCTTGAGGAGATTGGAGGTTCCACAACACTCACCACATCAATTTCATGTTTAAACGTCCCAGTCGACCAAATTTCAGTTGCCTGCACTCAAAGTGGGTCGATAAATTCTTTGTTTCAGCTCACAGAGATGTCCAGGATTCATGGACGCTGA